The following are encoded in a window of Schistocerca nitens isolate TAMUIC-IGC-003100 chromosome 9, iqSchNite1.1, whole genome shotgun sequence genomic DNA:
- the LOC126202893 gene encoding endocuticle structural glycoprotein ABD-4-like: MYKLLVLSALVAVAMGAVAEIAKDVVPIVKQENVISPEGNFHYLFESGDGTRAEEDGTLVKSQDPKEPDTIAVRGSVSYTAPDGTPVQLTYTADENGFRPEGAHIPVAPPVPEAIARALQYIAEHPPPPEVVAARKQ, translated from the exons ATGTACAAACTG TTGGTGCTGTCTGCCCTCGTGGCCGTGGCGATGGGAGCCGTTGCGGAGATTGCCAAGGACGTCGTTCCCATCGTCAAGCAAGAAAACGTCATCAGCCCCGAAGGAAACTTCCACTACTT GTTCGAGTCCGGCGACGGCACCCGCGCCGAGGAGGACGGCACGCTGGTGAAGTCGCAGGACCCCAAGGAGCCCGACACGATCGCGGTGCGCGGCAGCGTGTCCTACACGGCGCCCGACGGCACGCCCGTGCAGCTCACCTACACGGCCGACGAGAACGGCTTCCGGCCTGAAGGCGCCCACATCCCCGTGGCGCCGCCGGTGCCGGAGGCGATCGCGCGCGCCCTCCAGTACATCGCCGAGCACCCGCCCCCGCCAGAGGTGGTCGCCGCCAGGAAGCAGTAA